The stretch of DNA CGCGGCGGCGCTCGCGCTGGGGGCCGACGGCGCGTGGCTCGGCACGCGGTTTCTCGCGACGGACGAAGCGGCCGTCCACGAGGCGTACCGGACCCGGCTCCGCGAGAGCGACGAGACCGACACCGCGTACACGACCCTCTTCGACAAGGGCTGGCCCGGCACGCCACACCGCGTCCTGCGAAACGAGACGCTCGAGCGGTGGGAACGCGCGGGCCGTCCGCCGTCCGGAGCGCGGCCGGGCGAGAACGACGTCGTCGCGACGACGGAGACGGGCGAAAAGATCGAACGCTACGACGAAGCGCTCGCGACGCCGGCCGTCGACGGCGATATCGAGGCCATGGCGCTGTTCGCCGGACAGAGCGTCGGATTGACCGACGACGTTCGGCCCGCGGGCACGGTCCTCGAGACGCTCGTCTCGGAAACGCGGGCGGCGATCGCAGCGGTACCGGGTCGGTCGGCCGACGACGGGTGACCGGCTGCGATCGGGTCGCGCCGTTCGTGCCGGTGCGTCGACGCGAGTCGCGCCGGCCGACTCGAATCGGTTCCGTTTAAGTAGCACCGCTGTCCCAGTAGCACCAGTGAGATACGCGGACCTCGTCGTCGCGATCCTCGCCGGGATCGTCCAGGGGATCGTCGAATGGCTTCCCGTCTCGAGCCAGGGGAACCTGGCGCTGTTCCTGACGTTCGCGGGGACCGAACCCGACGCGGCGCTCCAGCTGGCGCTCTTCTTGCAGGTCGGAACGACGCTCTCGGCGGCGACCTACTATCGCGACGACATCGCGACGGCCGTTCGCGCAGTCCCCGGCTGGCGACCGGACCGTGCGTACGCCGGCGCGAACGCCATCCCGTCGTACGTCGTCGTCGCGTCGCTCGCGACCGGGCTCGTCGGAATCCCGCTGTACGTGTACGCGGTCGATCTCGCCGGCCGGCTCGCCGGCGGCGTCTTCATCGCGGTCATCGGCGTCCTGCTGGTTCTCACCGGTGCCCTCCAGCTCGTCTCCGAGTCGGTCTCGATGGGGATCCGCGAGGAGCCGACGCTGCTGGACTCCGTCCTGGTCGGGGCCGTGCAGGGCGTCGCGATCCTGCCGGGAATCTCCCGGTCCGGCGTCACGACCAGCGCGCTGCTGTTTCGCAGCTACGACCCGCCGGCGGCGTTCCGGCTCTCGTTTCTGCTGTCGATCCCCGCGAGCCTCGGTGCCGCCGCGCTCACCGTCGCCGGTGCCGGCGGCCTCCCCGGCATCGAACCGGGTCCCGCGGCGGCCGCGCTCGGGATCAGCGCCGTCGTCGGCTACGTCACGATCGACGCCCTCATGCGGGTGGTCGATCGCGTCCCGTTCTGGGTCGTCTGCTTCGGACTCGGCGGACTCGCCATCGTCGGCGGCGGCGTCGTCTCCGTCGTCGTCTGATGCCGTCGCGGACGAGTGCTCTCGGTCCCGTCACGCCCTCGACCTCGACCTCGAGATACCAGTGCCTCGACCTCGAGATACCAGTGCCCCGACCTCGAGATACCAGTGCCCGTCGCGTCCGCTCACGACGGCCCGTGCGGGAGCGAGGATATTTTTCGGCAAAAGGACTTATGGACCTCTCATGGCTTGCAGCCAGTAGGATGCAATCGATGGACGACCCTGCCGCCGAGAATCCCGTACTCGATCTGCTCGAGGGGACCAGCTGTGCGTTCTGTGACGGGGGGACACTCGTCCGGGGCACGTACCACGGAAACGCGGCGGTGATCTGTGACGACTGTCACACGCCGGGCGCACAGCTGTGGTAAGGTTCGCAGGGTCGTCGTCGAATGGAAATCGGATCGAGAAATCGATGTTCTCGACACCGCCCCGGAGTATCGGTGGTTCGGACAGACCCGACTCCTCGAACTCGACGACGCCCAGTGACTCGAGTTCTTGCAGAGTACGGTGCACTTCGCGGTAATCGCGATCGACGATGTCGCCCGCTCGCCGAATACTCTCGGGATGGTTCGTCGCGACCGCCTCGAGTAACTCGAGGTTCGACATCCGCGTGAGGCGTTTGATATCCTCGTACTCCTCGAAAGTGAGAACGCGCCGAACGTCCTGCCCGATCGCATCACTACTCTCTCCTGCTTCCGCTTTTTCGAGTCAGTCTCGAGCGGCGTCGCCGTGTTCATCGCGCCGTCCGAACGTGATTTTTTGCGTGCTCTCTGTCATGGTTCGTTTTCGACCTCCGCGAGGAACATTCAAGCGAATATTCTTGACATGCCTGACTTCAGCGGTCGAGACGGATGTACAGACCGACGCTTTACCAGCGACAGTTCTACCCGACCGACGATCTGCTTCCGAAAAGCGCTCTCGTTAATCGACGAGTGCGAGCGTGGCCAGTCCACCAGTGCATACGATTAGCATAAGCACGAAAGACGCGATGGTGCCATAGAATTGATGCTGCTGGAAAAACGTGACTCCTTGATGTGCTAGTTCGTTCTGAAGAGAGATACTTACTCCAGTACCGACAATGAGCAGAATTGCT from Natrinema salaciae encodes:
- a CDS encoding HVO_A0556 family zinc finger protein: MDDPAAENPVLDLLEGTSCAFCDGGTLVRGTYHGNAAVICDDCHTPGAQLW
- a CDS encoding undecaprenyl-diphosphate phosphatase; translation: MRYADLVVAILAGIVQGIVEWLPVSSQGNLALFLTFAGTEPDAALQLALFLQVGTTLSAATYYRDDIATAVRAVPGWRPDRAYAGANAIPSYVVVASLATGLVGIPLYVYAVDLAGRLAGGVFIAVIGVLLVLTGALQLVSESVSMGIREEPTLLDSVLVGAVQGVAILPGISRSGVTTSALLFRSYDPPAAFRLSFLLSIPASLGAAALTVAGAGGLPGIEPGPAAAALGISAVVGYVTIDALMRVVDRVPFWVVCFGLGGLAIVGGGVVSVVV